CATTGCCCTCTCCGAGGAGGTGGAATCGCTGAAGCGTCAATTGCAGGAGTAGGATTTTCTCCGTCCCGTGACGGAGCCGCTTCAAATCGTCGTCCCTCCGCACGCCGGGACCCGGGCGCGCCTTTGCGATACAGCGGTCGATGGCTTCTGCATCGACAAGCGCCGGTGGCCATGAGCCCCGGCGCGCGGATTTCCCGGCAAAACGTGGGGAACGGCCCCGCCTTTCTCTTGCGCTCAAGGGCCATCCGCGCCACCTTGCGGTCCCCCCGCGGGTTTGGTCAAATCCAGCTCCGATCAGGCCTTTCGGGTTTCAAATGCCGCGGCGCGCCTTTTGGGCCGCCCGGCTTTTCCATCTTAGGATCAGGCGGGTATTGCAATGAAGGTTACCGTCGAGCGCGCGCAACTCCTGAAATCGCTGGGCCACGTCCATCGCGTGGTCGAGCGCCGCAACACCATTCCGATCCTGGGCAACGTGCTGGTCCGCGCTGAAAGCGCGCGGCTGTCGCTGAAGGCCACCGACCTCGACCTCGAGGTCACCGAGACGCTTCCGGCGGAGACCGCGACCGGCGGCTCGACCACGGTGCCGGCGCACATGTTCTACGACATCGTGCGCAAATTGCCCGACGGCGCCCAGATCGTGCTGGAGGGCGACGGCGACCGTTCGGTGCTGGCGATCCGCGCCGGCCGCTCGCGCTTCACGCTGCAGACTCTGCCCGAAAACGATTTTCCGGATCTCGCCGCCGGCGAGATGACGCATTCGTTCACGCTGGCCGCCGCCGACGTGAAGCGGCTGATCGACCGCACGCAATTTGCGATCTCGACCGAGGAGACCCGCTACTACCTCAACGGCATCTATCTGCACACCGCCGGCAGCGCCAAGGCAGCGACCTTGCGCGCGGTCGCGACCGACGGGCATCGGCTGGCGCAGATCGATCTGCCGCTGCCCAAGGGGGCGGACGGCATGCCCGGCGTAATCATACCGCGCAAGACCGTGGGCGAGGTGCAGCGGCTGATCGAGGACAACGAGGCCGAGGTCGGGATCGAGCTGTCGCAGGGCAAGATCCGCTTCACCATCGGCAATGTGGTGCTGACCTCGAAACTGATCGACGGCACCTTTCCGGACTACGGCCGCGTCATTCCGCAGAACAACGACAAGGAACTGATCGTCGACAAGAAGGATTTCGAGGCCGCGGTCGATCGCGTCTCGACGATTTCGAGCGAGCGCGGCCGCGCGGTGAAACTGGCGCTGTCCGCGGGCAAGCTGGTGCTGTCGGTGACCAACCCGGATTCCGGAAGTGCGACCGAAGAGCTCGAGGTCGAATACGCCTCCGACGCGCTCGATATCGGTTTCAATTCGCGCTATCTCCTGGATATCGCCGCCCAGATCGAGGGCGAGGTCGCGGTGCTGAAACTGGCCGATCCCGGTTCGCCGACGCTGGTGCAGGACAAGGATTCCAAGGGCGCGCTCTACGTGCTGATGCCGATGCGGGTGTAGGGAACCACAGCTAATACGTCATTGCCGGGCTCGACCCGGCAATCCATCAACTTCGAAAAATGACCTATTGGGTATACATCCTCGCCAGTAAACCCGGAGGAACGCTGTACATCGGCGTGACGAACAATCTGGTGCGGCGAGTCTACGAGCATCGTGAGGGCTTGGCCGAGAGTTTCACCAAGCGGTACGGCATCAAGACGTTAGTGTACTTTGAATCGCACGAAAGCATAGCTGCAGCGCTTCAACGTGAAAAGAACATCAAGCATTGGTCGCGCGAGTGGAAAATCGATCTGATCGCCGCGAGCAATCCGGATTGGCGAGATCTATACGAAGAAATTGTCCGCTAACGCGGACGATGGATTGCCGGGTCAAGCCCGGCAATGACGACAAACCATGACCGCCTCCCGCATCCGCCGCCTCAGCCTGACGCATTTTCGCAATTATCGCGCGGCGAGCCTTGCGACGCGCGGCGACATGGTGGTGCTGGTCGGTCCCAACGGCGCCGGAAAGACCAACTGCATCGAGGCGATCTCGTTTCTGTCGCCCGGACGCGGCCTGCGCCGCGCCACGCTCGACGATGTCGCCGACATCCAGGGCGACGGCTCCTGGGCGGTGTCCGCCGAGGTCGAGGGCGCGCTCGGGCTGGCGACGCTCGGCACCGGCATCGACCCGCCCGGCAGCGAGGGTGCTGCCACCAGCCGCCGCTGCCGGATCGACCGCGAGCCGGTCGGTTCGGCCACCGCCTTCGGCGACCATCTGCGCATGGTGTGGCTGACGCCCTCGATGGACGGATTGTTTCTGGGTGCAGCCTCGGAGCGGCGGCGGTTCTTCGACCGCCTGGTGCTGGCGATCGACTCTGAGCATTCCAGCCGGGTGTCGGCGCTCGACCGTTCCTTGCGCTCGCGCAACCGGCTGCTGGAGGTGCGCAATTACGACGACCACTGGTGCGACGCGATCGAACGCGAAACCGCGGAACTCGCCGTCGCGGTAGCGGCGATGCGCGGCCAGACCGTGACGCGGCTGGCCGCAATGCTGCGCGCTCGCGGCGAGGCGTCGGCATTCCCGTCCGCGCAGATCATGCTCGACGGCTGGATGGAAAACGCGCTGGTCAGCGAGCCCGCGACCTCCGTGGAGGACCGCTACCGCGAGATCCTGCGCGCCAGCCGCGCCCGCGACGCCGCCGCCGGCCGCACCCTCGACGGGCCGCACCTCACCGATCTGCAGGTGATCTACGCGCCGAAGAACATGCCGGCGCGCGACGCCTCCACCGGCGAGCAGAAGGCGCTCCTGATCGGGCTGGTGCTGGCGCATGCCAGTCTGGTCGCCGAGATGACCGGCATCACGCCGCTATTGCTGCTCGACGAGGTCGTGGCGCATCTCGATCCCGGCAGGCGCAAGTCGCTGTTCGACGAACTGGCAAAACTCGGCGCGCAGGTCTGGATGACCGGCGCCGACCCCGCGGCCTTCGCCGACATCGGTCCGTCCGGCGAGATTTTCGACGTCGATTCCGGCCGGATCGCGCGCCGGGCCTGACGATGCAGGCGGCCATCCCGCCGGCTCGACGGCCAGAAAAATCCCGGGATTCGGGACCGGGAATCGCCTTCCGAATCGCGCTTTTTGCGACACCCGGAATCGGCGTTCGGACGCCTTGAAAAACCCTCAAAAAATCCCATTTATTCAACAGCTTGCTGATAGAGACTTTGCGCTAGGCGCATGGCGCCTTTCATGGCACAAATAGGCCGATCAGCGCCTATTTTGCGCCGCTGATTCGGGACATCCTCGAAGGCCTCACATGACAGAACCTGCCCGGCAATCGATCGCCGACACTGAGCATTCCGTTCCCATCGAATACGGTGCGGAATCGATCCGGGTATTGAAGGGCCTTGACGCCGTGCGCAAGCGGCCGGGCATGTATATCGGCGACACCGATGACGGTTCCGGCCTGCACCACATGGTCTACGAAGTCGTCGACAACGCCATCGACGAAGCGCTCGCCGGCCATGCCACCGCGGTGGAAGTCGTGCTCAACGCCGACGGCTCCGTCACCGTGCGCGACGACGGCCGCGGCATTCCCGTCGATATCCACAA
The genomic region above belongs to Bradyrhizobium sediminis and contains:
- the dnaN gene encoding DNA polymerase III subunit beta; this encodes MKVTVERAQLLKSLGHVHRVVERRNTIPILGNVLVRAESARLSLKATDLDLEVTETLPAETATGGSTTVPAHMFYDIVRKLPDGAQIVLEGDGDRSVLAIRAGRSRFTLQTLPENDFPDLAAGEMTHSFTLAAADVKRLIDRTQFAISTEETRYYLNGIYLHTAGSAKAATLRAVATDGHRLAQIDLPLPKGADGMPGVIIPRKTVGEVQRLIEDNEAEVGIELSQGKIRFTIGNVVLTSKLIDGTFPDYGRVIPQNNDKELIVDKKDFEAAVDRVSTISSERGRAVKLALSAGKLVLSVTNPDSGSATEELEVEYASDALDIGFNSRYLLDIAAQIEGEVAVLKLADPGSPTLVQDKDSKGALYVLMPMRV
- a CDS encoding GIY-YIG nuclease family protein, with protein sequence MTYWVYILASKPGGTLYIGVTNNLVRRVYEHREGLAESFTKRYGIKTLVYFESHESIAAALQREKNIKHWSREWKIDLIAASNPDWRDLYEEIVR
- the recF gene encoding DNA replication/repair protein RecF (All proteins in this family for which functions are known are DNA-binding proteins that assist the filamentation of RecA onto DNA for the initiation of recombination or recombinational repair.), translated to MTASRIRRLSLTHFRNYRAASLATRGDMVVLVGPNGAGKTNCIEAISFLSPGRGLRRATLDDVADIQGDGSWAVSAEVEGALGLATLGTGIDPPGSEGAATSRRCRIDREPVGSATAFGDHLRMVWLTPSMDGLFLGAASERRRFFDRLVLAIDSEHSSRVSALDRSLRSRNRLLEVRNYDDHWCDAIERETAELAVAVAAMRGQTVTRLAAMLRARGEASAFPSAQIMLDGWMENALVSEPATSVEDRYREILRASRARDAAAGRTLDGPHLTDLQVIYAPKNMPARDASTGEQKALLIGLVLAHASLVAEMTGITPLLLLDEVVAHLDPGRRKSLFDELAKLGAQVWMTGADPAAFADIGPSGEIFDVDSGRIARRA